In Silene latifolia isolate original U9 population chromosome X, ASM4854445v1, whole genome shotgun sequence, the following proteins share a genomic window:
- the LOC141619011 gene encoding uncharacterized protein LOC141619011, giving the protein MSSTATTTTSILSHRPSTTKTNQPKRLNLYLLKPTLNNPIRPITKIHVSSPTNKPTTIDTKSTKETIFFDGGAHYGDLVANLLLGFTLLWLPLTLAAVSRAFFLRYRFTNLRVTVISGFTGQDRSDFSYKVIKDVQVVPRFIGEWGDIIITLKDGTVVDLRSVPKFREIAKYCLSMTDNPAILKQTASKGF; this is encoded by the coding sequence ATGTCTTCCACCGCAACAACAACCACCTCAATTCTGTCACATCGCCcttcaacaacaaaaacaaaccaACCCAAAAGACTCAATCTTTACCTTTTAAAACCCACCTTGAATAACCCAATTAGACCCATCACAAAAATCCATGTTTCTTCCCCAACAAACAAACCCACCACCATTGACACCAAATCCACCAAAGAAACCATCTTTTTTGATGGTGGTGCTCATTATGGTGATTTAGTTGCTAATTTACTTCTGGGTTTTACTCTTCTATGGCTTCCATTAACCTTAGCTGCTGTTTCAAGGGCATTTTTCTTGAGGTACAGGTTTACTAATTTAAGAGTCACTGTCATTTCTGGTTTTACTGGACAAGATAGGAGTGATTTCTCTTATAAAGTCATCAAAGATGTTCAGGTTGTACCTAGGTTTATTGGTGAATGGGGTGATATTATTATTACTCTTAAAGATGGTACTGTTGTTGATTTGAGAAGTGTTCCTAAATTCAGAGAAATTGCTAAGTATTGTCTTTCAATGACTGATAACCCTGCTATTCTTAAACAGACTGCTTCTAAAGGGTTTTGA